In a single window of the Acidobacteriota bacterium genome:
- a CDS encoding PKD domain-containing protein, whose amino-acid sequence MPATGAANSAVSFSASATTNGCPTQPMYEWNFGDGTEHSTQQNPTHTYSAAGTYNWSLTTSVSTGSTMIDTVAGGFGEGNLATQSPFGVLVAAARDPQNRGLYIVDIIGGNTLIRFINTSTSAVTIAGKSIAPGTVRVIAGGGTELGVGILGTRADLGSVTGLDTSADGNLLFFSAPIDREVRVLNVSGGAITVAGVSVASGNIGTLATGFGENLSGLVVNNASGEVYVADATPGTNKVYRISTAGTLTTVAGNGATTRPEDVFSSGSAVNIPLLQPRAVELDSSNRLLIADTGHGRVIRVETNGTATLVNQFPVVESQPNPYPVALCVQGANTYVVLGNQQTVVRLNGGSPVVVAGQTTQSCDYSVSNCGDGGVATNAQFGFSGSTGNPPLSGIACDSTGVYILDQGLTGRGRVRFLNTSGSSVTVAGVTVAPNAVDRIGGNGLASPYDGGLATSATFNSAVGVATDANGNLWIADQIGGLLRFVNRGSSSVKIFQGTVSEQTVPAGGIVTVNKNVGSGASDGVPVIQAGFTYPQGLFITSQGIYVVDGLGGPKVPMQPSGRGTSTLRFINTTANTVTLFPASGSPVSIPAGQISKIAGGGESTATNGDGGFALFAKFIGMSDVVVDASGNIYVTDTGQGAVRRINAQSGQVNSMLSGSSQYTGLGLGPDNRIYVANYTAGTVLRETTAGGGNFSTLASGFNKPRDVAVAADGTAYITVGPAPGVTANNQIVQISTGGTATVVAGTTAGFSGDGGPAANAQINISPSALVVGTGTSNQLPETVNIVVSPSGEIIFADANNQRIRRLSSSTVTCSKTGTITITGDNPVPVLSSLSPNSALVGSGALVLTVNGTGFVPASVVRWGGANRTTTFVSNAQLTAAIPANDLISSGTVNVTVFNPAPAGGTSNALTFTVSPPNPVPTITSLTPNAAVEGSAAFLLTVNGSGFVNTSTVRWDGQNRQTEFVSTTQLRAQIQASDLVGQGQASITVVNPAPGGGTSNVSIFNITAGQNPAPTLSSISPSSTNAGGPAFTLTATGTNFVASSKVRWSGQDLTTVFVSSTQLTASVPANLIATGGTVPITVFTPTPGGGVTAAQTFTITGGVPAVATVSAASFLGNDLAPESIVAAFGTNLATGVAVGSTVPLPTTLLGTKVTVKDSAGTSRDAGLFFVAPTQINYQIPPGTANGSAMVTVSVNNTVVGAGTITVATVAPGLFSANSSGLGVAAAVVLRVHNNVVSYESVSRFDQAAGGFVPVDIDLGVASGDIVYVLFYGTGLRKRTSAGNISVNLGGTVRALNPGDFEDAAAVDGFVGLDQANVKLPSSLAGRGLINVSFTVDGKPSNTIQIKIK is encoded by the coding sequence GTGCCCGCAACAGGCGCAGCCAATTCCGCAGTCAGTTTTTCCGCTTCGGCGACCACAAACGGTTGTCCAACACAGCCGATGTATGAATGGAATTTCGGCGATGGCACGGAACATTCAACCCAACAGAATCCAACCCACACATACTCTGCGGCCGGAACATATAACTGGTCGCTGACAACCAGTGTAAGCACGGGATCAACGATGATTGACACCGTCGCCGGAGGGTTTGGGGAAGGCAATCTTGCGACACAATCCCCATTTGGCGTGTTGGTTGCCGCCGCCCGCGATCCACAAAACCGAGGCTTGTATATTGTTGACATCATTGGCGGTAATACGTTGATTCGTTTCATCAACACATCCACTTCGGCAGTTACCATCGCAGGCAAAAGCATCGCGCCCGGAACTGTAAGGGTCATTGCCGGTGGCGGCACCGAACTTGGCGTAGGTATTTTGGGAACCAGAGCGGATTTGGGATCGGTTACAGGATTGGACACCAGTGCCGATGGTAACCTCCTATTTTTCAGCGCGCCGATTGATCGCGAAGTTCGAGTGCTCAACGTTTCAGGCGGAGCGATTACGGTTGCCGGCGTTTCGGTGGCTTCAGGGAACATCGGCACATTGGCAACAGGGTTTGGCGAAAATCTAAGCGGACTGGTCGTCAATAATGCAAGCGGCGAAGTGTATGTCGCAGATGCAACACCCGGAACCAACAAAGTGTATAGAATTTCAACGGCCGGCACGCTGACGACGGTGGCTGGAAATGGCGCCACCACCCGGCCCGAAGATGTGTTTTCTAGTGGATCCGCCGTGAATATCCCGCTATTGCAACCGCGTGCCGTGGAACTGGATAGTTCGAATCGGTTACTGATTGCCGATACCGGACACGGCCGCGTTATTCGCGTCGAAACAAACGGCACGGCCACCCTGGTCAATCAATTTCCTGTGGTGGAAAGTCAGCCGAACCCCTATCCGGTCGCCTTATGTGTACAGGGAGCAAATACTTATGTCGTGCTCGGTAACCAACAGACCGTCGTTCGATTGAATGGAGGTTCGCCGGTGGTTGTGGCCGGGCAGACAACGCAATCCTGCGATTATTCCGTATCAAACTGCGGTGATGGTGGAGTCGCGACCAATGCTCAGTTCGGGTTTTCCGGCAGTACAGGAAATCCTCCTTTGTCCGGAATCGCCTGTGACAGCACCGGCGTTTATATTCTTGATCAAGGCTTGACTGGCAGAGGACGCGTCCGATTTTTGAATACCTCAGGCAGTTCAGTCACTGTTGCCGGCGTGACCGTCGCTCCGAATGCGGTTGATCGAATTGGCGGGAATGGGCTTGCCAGTCCTTATGATGGCGGGTTGGCGACCAGCGCCACCTTCAACTCTGCGGTTGGCGTCGCAACCGATGCCAATGGAAACTTGTGGATTGCAGATCAGATCGGTGGTTTGCTGCGGTTTGTGAATCGCGGCAGCAGTTCCGTCAAAATCTTTCAGGGCACTGTGTCAGAGCAAACGGTTCCGGCAGGCGGCATTGTCACGGTCAACAAAAATGTGGGATCGGGCGCCAGCGACGGCGTGCCAGTCATTCAGGCAGGGTTCACCTATCCGCAAGGATTGTTTATCACTTCGCAGGGAATTTATGTGGTGGATGGATTGGGCGGACCGAAAGTGCCCATGCAACCCAGTGGTCGCGGAACCAGCACGCTGCGCTTCATCAATACCACTGCCAACACTGTCACCCTGTTTCCGGCTTCCGGGTCTCCGGTCAGCATTCCGGCGGGACAAATCTCCAAAATTGCAGGCGGCGGAGAATCCACCGCGACCAACGGTGACGGAGGCTTTGCGCTCTTCGCGAAGTTTATCGGCATGTCTGATGTCGTAGTGGATGCAAGCGGCAATATCTATGTCACAGACACCGGTCAAGGCGCCGTTCGACGAATCAACGCCCAAAGTGGTCAGGTCAACAGCATGCTGTCCGGCAGCAGCCAATACACGGGTTTGGGGCTTGGCCCGGACAATCGGATCTATGTCGCCAATTACACCGCCGGAACCGTATTGCGCGAAACGACCGCAGGCGGCGGCAATTTTTCAACGCTGGCTTCGGGCTTCAACAAACCGCGCGATGTGGCAGTGGCTGCTGATGGAACGGCATACATAACGGTTGGACCTGCTCCGGGTGTAACCGCCAACAACCAGATTGTTCAAATCAGCACTGGCGGCACGGCAACGGTCGTTGCCGGTACGACTGCCGGTTTCAGTGGGGATGGTGGCCCCGCTGCCAATGCACAAATCAACATTTCGCCTTCAGCGCTGGTCGTGGGCACCGGAACCAGCAACCAGTTACCGGAAACCGTCAATATCGTCGTCAGCCCATCGGGCGAAATTATTTTTGCCGATGCCAACAACCAACGCATTCGCCGGTTGAGTTCCAGCACGGTCACGTGCAGCAAAACCGGCACGATCACCATCACGGGTGACAACCCTGTTCCTGTGCTGAGTTCGCTCAGCCCCAACAGCGCGTTGGTCGGAAGTGGCGCGTTGGTCTTGACCGTCAATGGAACGGGGTTTGTCCCGGCTTCGGTGGTGCGATGGGGCGGCGCAAATCGCACGACCACGTTTGTCAGCAATGCTCAGTTGACGGCGGCAATCCCCGCCAACGATTTGATTTCATCCGGCACGGTCAATGTGACGGTGTTCAACCCTGCTCCGGCAGGAGGCACATCCAATGCCCTGACGTTTACCGTCAGTCCGCCCAACCCTGTCCCGACAATCACCTCGTTGACGCCGAACGCTGCTGTCGAAGGTAGTGCGGCATTTTTGTTGACAGTCAATGGCTCAGGTTTCGTCAATACCTCGACGGTTCGTTGGGATGGGCAAAATCGCCAAACAGAATTTGTCAGTACAACGCAATTGCGAGCGCAAATTCAGGCTTCCGATTTGGTGGGGCAAGGCCAGGCCAGCATCACGGTCGTCAACCCCGCGCCCGGTGGAGGGACTTCCAACGTTTCCATTTTCAACATCACGGCGGGACAAAACCCCGCGCCAACGCTGAGCAGCATCAGTCCGAGTTCCACCAACGCCGGAGGCCCGGCGTTTACGTTGACCGCAACGGGAACCAACTTCGTGGCCAGTTCCAAGGTTCGATGGAGCGGGCAGGATTTGACGACCGTGTTTGTCAGTTCCACGCAACTGACGGCTTCGGTTCCGGCCAATCTCATCGCCACCGGCGGCACTGTGCCAATAACAGTCTTCACGCCAACTCCCGGCGGAGGCGTCACCGCGGCGCAAACCTTCACGATTACCGGCGGCGTTCCTGCAGTGGCCACCGTGTCAGCGGCCAGCTTCCTGGGCAATGATCTTGCGCCGGAATCCATCGTGGCGGCTTTCGGCACGAATCTGGCAACAGGTGTCGCTGTTGGTTCGACAGTTCCGTTGCCGACAACGTTGCTGGGCACGAAAGTGACGGTTAAAGACAGCGCGGGAACTTCGCGTGACGCAGGACTTTTCTTCGTTGCGCCGACACAGATCAACTATCAGATTCCACCTGGGACGGCCAACGGTTCGGCGATGGTTACCGTTTCGGTCAATAACACGGTTGTGGGCGCGGGAACGATTACGGTTGCCACCGTTGCGCCGGGACTGTTCAGCGCCAACAGCAGCGGTCTGGGCGTTGCTGCGGCAGTCGTGTTGCGCGTCCACAACAATGTGGTGAGCTACGAATCTGTTTCGCGCTTCGATCAGGCGGCAGGCGGATTTGTGCCGGTGGATATTGATCTGGGAGTTGCATCGGGCGACATTGTGTATGTTCTGTTTTACGGAACGGGTTTGCGCAAGCGAACTTCCGCCGGAAACATCTCCGTCAATTTAGGCGGCACGGTAAGAGCGTTGAATCCGGGGGATTTTGAAGACGCTGCTGCCGTGGATGGGTTCGTCGGACTGGATCAGGCAAACGTGAAGTTGCCATCAAGCCTCGCCGGAAGAGGGCTTATCAACGTCTCATTTACAGTTGATGGCAAGCCTTCCAACACGATCCAAATCAAGATCAAGTAA
- the argH gene encoding argininosuccinate lyase, protein MNLWGGRFTGETDRHFAAFNASFRFDRRLIFADLQACAVHARALGRAGVLPDAEVESITRGLQKIGELIADPAFLDHPEFSQTEDVHSFIESRLVELIGQTGYKLHTGRSRNDQVAVATRLFLRGEIERLDEVICDTLRALVELAEKYKTDPIPGYTHLQKAQPILFAHFLLAYFQMLSRDRARLADVKKRVNVLPLGSGALAGTNFPMDREWMATELGFDDVTRNSLDAVSDRDYIIEFTSFAAVTMMHLSRLAEDLIIYSTQEFGFIKLGDAISTGSSLMPQKKNPDSLELIRGKAARVFGHQMAMLTMTKGLPLAYNKDLQEDKETLFDTIDTLSDSLRVTATVLRNIELNRERARAAAIRDYTNATDLADYLVRKGLEFRKAHEVIGQIVVYAIDQNKELGEMTLAECQQFSPLLAEDLFEAISLESSLAGKKQIGGTAPEQVIQELAKAKSELEN, encoded by the coding sequence ATGAATTTATGGGGAGGCCGATTTACCGGGGAAACCGACCGACACTTTGCGGCATTCAATGCCAGTTTTCGTTTTGACCGCCGATTGATCTTTGCTGATTTGCAAGCCTGCGCCGTTCACGCCAGAGCGTTGGGGCGAGCGGGCGTTTTGCCTGACGCCGAAGTTGAATCCATCACGCGTGGGCTGCAGAAAATCGGTGAACTGATTGCTGACCCTGCCTTTCTTGACCATCCGGAATTTTCCCAGACAGAAGACGTTCACAGCTTTATTGAATCCCGCCTGGTCGAACTGATTGGCCAAACAGGGTACAAGCTGCACACCGGGCGCAGCCGCAATGATCAAGTTGCAGTTGCGACCCGGTTGTTTCTTCGCGGGGAAATTGAGCGGTTGGATGAAGTCATTTGCGATACGCTGCGAGCGCTGGTTGAACTGGCCGAAAAATACAAAACTGATCCAATTCCGGGATACACCCACTTGCAGAAAGCCCAGCCAATTCTTTTTGCTCATTTTCTGCTGGCTTATTTTCAAATGCTGTCGCGTGACCGCGCGCGGCTGGCCGATGTCAAAAAGCGCGTGAATGTTTTGCCGCTCGGTTCCGGTGCTCTTGCTGGAACGAACTTTCCGATGGATCGCGAATGGATGGCGACGGAACTTGGCTTTGACGATGTAACGCGAAACAGTCTGGATGCCGTTAGCGACCGCGATTACATCATTGAATTCACAAGCTTTGCGGCAGTGACGATGATGCACCTTTCGCGACTGGCGGAAGATTTGATCATTTATTCGACGCAGGAATTTGGCTTTATCAAACTCGGCGATGCCATCTCGACGGGCAGCAGTTTGATGCCGCAAAAGAAAAACCCGGATTCACTGGAACTGATTCGCGGAAAAGCCGCGCGCGTCTTCGGTCATCAAATGGCAATGTTGACGATGACCAAAGGATTGCCGCTGGCTTACAACAAGGATCTGCAGGAAGACAAGGAAACGCTGTTCGACACAATTGACACTCTGTCCGATAGTTTGCGGGTGACGGCGACCGTTTTGCGCAACATTGAATTGAATCGTGAGCGTGCGCGTGCAGCAGCGATTCGGGATTACACCAATGCCACTGACCTGGCTGATTATCTGGTTCGCAAAGGGTTGGAGTTCCGCAAAGCTCATGAAGTGATTGGCCAAATCGTTGTGTATGCCATTGACCAGAACAAAGAACTTGGCGAAATGACCTTGGCCGAATGCCAGCAGTTTTCTCCGCTCTTGGCAGAAGATTTATTTGAAGCCATCTCACTGGAAAGCTCTCTTGCGGGAAAGAAACAAATCGGAGGAACAGCCCCGGAGCAAGTGATTCAGGAATTGGCAAAAGCCAAGTCTGAATTGGAAAATTAA
- a CDS encoding SUMF1/EgtB/PvdO family nonheme iron enzyme, with protein MTFCTNCGKKLTAGATKCDACGATLVATKLTPPEAPSHDTAVSRTDNLKTRITPSSNDPDGSARPSVPLGAQIGRVLGGKYQLDSCIGSGGMGEIYRARRLNLGDTVAVKVLRPDVIENEKTRQRFYREARAAAALHHPNAVVIHDFGEDTDGTAYIVMELLTGSSLRQLLVKDGTVAPRRAYSIIRQACAALDAGHRNGIVHRDIKPDNIYLLDAHDEEDHIKILDFGIAKLGEKALDTLSLEEQRLTNVGTIIGTPHYMSPEQCQGEEADVRSDIYSLGVVLYEMLTGVVPFLAKTPTGVAIKHVTEAPRSLRELNPVVSPAVESVILRALEKNPNARPQTAVELAREFDLALRRDVNYEGSTEVFGKSGERSVYDTPVTDEARGTDILPSAKNTGSQPPVVAPPKSYDTVIAPQTPGTEVLSSEATDKLPSAGTNDLQVPNATAEQRLGALEMKTQLMESAEAIPSQETKPEPAKPAQSPRTTKIVPDVESAQAKSPAKPDQKPEPAKVESPVAPVKKVEKEKPAKIEPEKQAPQPVAEGKKAAIGKLPSSAGKPTVVTPPAPTKSRAPLLIGLVVILAVVAALGAWLLGGSEKTESPSTAATTTSQNTSTGVAPSSGNNQFPQQAAPDGMVLVIKGVFRMGRDDGKENEAPAHVVSLDAFYISKTEVTNEEYQAFVTQTGHTAPPSWNGGAFSAGSEKLPVTDVTWEDANDFAKWAGKRLPTEAEWEYAARGLNPDNLYPWGLKWMDGAANVMKDGAGLNQLSPVGQFASGASPFGALDMVGNAWEWTASDYKEYPGGKIKLPDGGYKNLKVIRGGTFDTNFSDATATLRSGWPATRKDWPKSVPPDYSRTGFRLAKDTE; from the coding sequence ATGACTTTCTGTACTAACTGCGGCAAGAAACTGACTGCAGGTGCGACGAAGTGCGACGCCTGTGGCGCAACTCTGGTCGCTACAAAACTGACACCGCCGGAAGCCCCCTCTCACGATACTGCCGTTTCAAGAACAGACAACCTGAAGACAAGAATCACGCCATCGTCGAATGACCCCGACGGAAGCGCTCGCCCTTCCGTTCCATTGGGAGCGCAAATTGGGCGTGTGCTTGGCGGCAAGTATCAACTTGATTCCTGCATCGGCAGTGGAGGAATGGGCGAAATCTACCGCGCGCGACGACTGAACCTGGGTGACACTGTAGCCGTCAAAGTGTTGCGACCGGACGTGATTGAAAACGAAAAAACGCGCCAGCGGTTTTATCGCGAAGCGCGCGCGGCAGCGGCGCTTCACCACCCGAACGCAGTCGTCATTCACGATTTTGGCGAAGATACCGATGGCACGGCTTACATTGTGATGGAGCTTCTGACGGGAAGCAGTTTGCGCCAGTTGCTGGTCAAAGATGGAACGGTTGCTCCGCGGCGCGCTTACAGCATCATTCGACAAGCTTGCGCTGCGCTCGACGCAGGACATCGCAACGGCATCGTTCATCGTGACATCAAGCCGGACAACATATATCTGCTGGACGCGCACGACGAGGAAGATCACATCAAGATTCTGGACTTCGGTATCGCCAAGCTGGGAGAGAAAGCGCTGGACACGCTCAGCCTGGAAGAGCAACGACTGACAAATGTCGGAACCATCATCGGCACGCCGCATTACATGTCGCCTGAACAATGCCAGGGGGAAGAGGCCGATGTGCGGTCGGACATTTACAGCCTCGGCGTTGTGCTTTACGAAATGTTGACCGGTGTTGTGCCGTTTCTGGCCAAAACGCCAACTGGCGTGGCAATCAAACACGTCACCGAAGCCCCGCGTTCGTTGCGTGAACTGAACCCTGTGGTCAGTCCCGCGGTGGAATCCGTCATCTTGCGCGCACTGGAAAAAAATCCCAACGCTCGGCCTCAAACTGCTGTGGAACTGGCGCGCGAATTTGACCTCGCGCTTCGCCGCGACGTGAACTATGAAGGTTCGACGGAAGTTTTTGGCAAATCCGGCGAGCGAAGTGTTTACGACACGCCGGTTACGGATGAAGCGCGCGGAACGGATATTTTGCCAAGCGCCAAAAACACTGGCAGCCAGCCCCCAGTCGTTGCTCCGCCGAAAAGTTATGACACTGTCATTGCGCCACAGACTCCGGGAACCGAAGTCTTAAGTTCTGAAGCAACGGATAAGCTTCCTTCGGCGGGAACGAACGATTTACAGGTTCCAAATGCCACTGCCGAACAACGATTGGGCGCGCTTGAGATGAAAACTCAGTTGATGGAATCCGCAGAAGCGATTCCATCGCAAGAAACAAAGCCGGAACCTGCAAAACCAGCTCAATCTCCGCGCACGACCAAGATCGTTCCCGACGTAGAATCTGCGCAGGCGAAATCGCCCGCCAAACCCGATCAGAAACCAGAACCCGCGAAAGTCGAATCACCAGTTGCGCCGGTCAAAAAGGTTGAAAAAGAAAAGCCTGCCAAGATCGAACCGGAGAAACAGGCTCCGCAACCGGTTGCCGAAGGAAAAAAGGCGGCGATTGGCAAGCTGCCTTCTTCTGCGGGAAAACCCACAGTGGTGACTCCTCCGGCGCCAACCAAATCGCGTGCTCCTTTGCTGATTGGATTGGTGGTGATCTTGGCTGTGGTTGCCGCTCTAGGGGCCTGGCTGTTAGGCGGCAGTGAAAAAACGGAATCGCCTTCGACAGCGGCGACAACGACTTCTCAAAACACGTCAACCGGCGTCGCGCCTTCTTCCGGAAACAATCAGTTTCCGCAACAGGCCGCGCCCGATGGAATGGTGTTGGTCATCAAAGGCGTCTTCCGAATGGGGCGGGATGATGGCAAGGAGAATGAGGCTCCGGCGCACGTCGTCAGCCTCGATGCGTTTTACATTTCCAAAACCGAAGTGACCAACGAAGAATATCAGGCGTTCGTGACACAAACCGGCCACACCGCGCCACCTTCGTGGAATGGCGGAGCGTTTTCGGCTGGCAGCGAAAAACTTCCCGTGACGGATGTCACCTGGGAAGACGCCAATGACTTCGCCAAATGGGCCGGGAAGCGTTTGCCGACAGAAGCGGAATGGGAATACGCCGCTCGCGGATTGAACCCCGACAATCTTTATCCTTGGGGGCTGAAATGGATGGACGGCGCGGCCAACGTGATGAAAGATGGCGCGGGATTGAATCAGCTTTCGCCGGTCGGCCAATTCGCCAGCGGCGCAAGTCCCTTCGGCGCATTGGATATGGTTGGCAATGCCTGGGAATGGACTGCCAGCGATTACAAAGAATATCCGGGTGGCAAAATCAAACTGCCCGACGGCGGATACAAAAACCTGAAGGTTATTCGCGGAGGCACATTCGACACAAACTTTTCGGATGCGACGGCCACGCTCAGAAGCGGCTGGCCTGCGACCCGTAAAGATTGGCCCAAATCCGTGCCCCCGGACTACTCCAGAACCGGTTTTCGCCTGGCAAAAGATACAGAATGA
- a CDS encoding zinc ribbon domain-containing protein has translation MYCPKCASQAVPGQRFCRSCGTNLGVILDAIEGKQRGPIDFETLKNDLRELGSNLRAGFEQASATFKNTKRLDQNQPASPLAQPGNFPPPQIVMADLTRDLKKSIKHEVGKGLFKVHVANSRKYSLQRAALSLFGGGAWMLILHRLLDEAYGSGLLASLEQLIQQKGDAPLTGLVPLFRLFWLIGLIPVAKGVAHLVNGIFFAPKPVPDEPEEPVVQAAPGYYYSSTYTAPVSTVPPASYIATNTTNDLSEKAGKVDQSSVTEDTTIRFGVKDSQ, from the coding sequence ATGTATTGCCCAAAGTGCGCTTCGCAGGCTGTACCCGGTCAACGGTTTTGCCGCAGTTGCGGAACCAACCTGGGTGTGATTCTGGACGCCATTGAAGGAAAGCAGCGCGGACCAATAGATTTTGAAACGCTCAAAAACGATTTGCGCGAACTTGGCTCGAACCTGCGCGCAGGGTTTGAACAGGCCAGCGCCACGTTCAAAAACACGAAACGACTGGATCAAAATCAACCCGCATCGCCGCTGGCTCAGCCGGGGAATTTTCCTCCGCCGCAAATTGTGATGGCCGATCTAACGCGCGACCTGAAAAAATCCATCAAGCACGAAGTCGGCAAAGGTTTGTTCAAAGTCCACGTGGCCAATTCGCGCAAATACAGTTTGCAGCGCGCGGCGCTGTCGCTTTTCGGTGGAGGCGCGTGGATGCTCATTCTGCACCGCTTGCTTGACGAAGCGTACGGATCAGGGTTGCTGGCCAGTTTGGAGCAACTGATTCAACAAAAAGGCGACGCTCCGCTGACCGGGTTGGTTCCACTCTTTCGATTGTTTTGGTTGATTGGATTGATTCCAGTGGCGAAAGGTGTGGCGCATTTGGTCAATGGAATTTTCTTCGCACCCAAACCCGTACCCGATGAGCCGGAAGAGCCTGTCGTTCAGGCAGCGCCGGGATATTACTATTCCTCGACATACACAGCGCCGGTTTCCACTGTGCCGCCAGCCAGTTATATCGCCACCAACACGACCAACGACTTGAGTGAAAAAGCAGGCAAGGTTGACCAGTCGAGCGTGACTGAAGATACGACGATTCGGTTTGGTGTGAAAGATTCGCAATGA
- the queF gene encoding NADPH-dependent 7-cyano-7-deazaguanine reductase QueF translates to MNLVPLDTFAYEHPGKRIEIDFTIPEFTAICPFSDFPDFATLQLRYVPNRRCIELKSLKLYINSFRDVKIFHEHVVNVIRDDFVAACDPLEFHLEGDFNVRGNIKTVVRTSYVKPEKRKGKN, encoded by the coding sequence ATGAATCTGGTTCCGCTGGATACCTTTGCGTATGAACATCCGGGCAAACGCATTGAAATAGATTTCACCATTCCGGAATTCACGGCGATTTGTCCGTTCAGCGACTTCCCGGATTTTGCGACCTTGCAGTTGCGCTATGTGCCGAACCGGCGATGCATCGAATTGAAATCGCTGAAGCTGTACATCAATTCCTTTCGCGACGTGAAAATCTTTCACGAACACGTGGTCAATGTGATTCGCGATGATTTTGTCGCGGCGTGCGATCCGCTGGAATTTCACCTGGAAGGTGATTTCAATGTGCGCGGCAACATCAAAACCGTCGTCCGCACCAGTTACGTGAAACCGGAGAAGCGAAAAGGGAAGAACTAA
- a CDS encoding phosphoesterase: protein MKKLKICYHGNCFDGASSAAVFSRFYEEKINPGWARGYQPMMHRAGALFDESIFDGDENAIVDFKYCPSEKLTWWFDHHKSAFLSAEDEAHFKSDMRGTKYVDASYKSCTKFIADIAEQKFGFDQQPVEELIHWANKIDGALYESAAEPVEMKADAFKLGLVIENTRDQQIIERIITDLQRYTMSEVARLPYVAERIAPLHERHLRSMDIIKQAARVTGPVVFFDVVGHDMEGYSKFIPYYLHPDVTYSVSVSQSSFRSKVSVGSNPWSPRPRTHDLAAICERYGGGGHAVVAAISLAPEELETARKIAAEIVEELQM, encoded by the coding sequence ATGAAAAAACTGAAGATTTGCTACCACGGAAATTGTTTTGACGGAGCTTCGTCCGCCGCTGTCTTTTCCCGCTTTTACGAAGAAAAGATCAATCCCGGTTGGGCGCGCGGCTATCAACCGATGATGCACCGAGCCGGAGCCTTGTTCGACGAATCCATTTTTGACGGCGACGAAAACGCCATCGTGGATTTCAAATACTGCCCGTCGGAAAAACTGACATGGTGGTTTGATCACCACAAAAGCGCTTTTCTTTCCGCTGAAGACGAAGCTCATTTCAAATCCGACATGCGCGGCACGAAATACGTGGACGCCAGCTACAAATCCTGCACGAAGTTCATCGCCGACATCGCCGAACAGAAATTCGGCTTTGATCAACAACCGGTCGAGGAGCTGATTCACTGGGCGAACAAAATTGACGGTGCGCTGTATGAATCTGCTGCGGAACCGGTGGAAATGAAAGCCGATGCCTTCAAGCTTGGTTTGGTGATCGAAAACACACGCGACCAGCAAATCATCGAACGCATCATCACGGATTTGCAGCGCTACACGATGAGCGAAGTCGCTCGACTGCCTTATGTCGCCGAACGCATCGCGCCGCTGCACGAACGACATTTGCGCTCGATGGACATCATCAAACAGGCTGCGCGCGTGACGGGGCCGGTCGTGTTCTTCGACGTGGTTGGCCACGATATGGAAGGCTACAGCAAATTCATTCCCTATTACCTGCACCCGGACGTGACCTACAGCGTCAGCGTCAGCCAATCGTCGTTTCGGTCGAAAGTGTCGGTCGGCTCGAACCCGTGGTCACCGCGTCCGCGCACGCACGATCTGGCGGCAATCTGTGAACGTTACGGCGGAGGCGGCCATGCTGTCGTCGCGGCGATTTCGCTGGCGCCGGAAGAACTGGAAACCGCGCGCAAGATCGCGGCGGAAATTGTAGAAGAATTGCAGATGTAG